One Candidatus Aminicenantes bacterium genomic window, GAAAATTTACTCATCAAAGGCCTGCTCGAAAAAAAACGGCAGCACAAAGGCCACCAGGCATGGTTATTCAAGGCCACTGTATTGTTCCTGGCTATTTTCAGTTTCTCGATATATAAGAATTCCGATTTCGGCGATTATCATTCGCTGCCGGCGCTGCCGCTCGCCAGCACCATGACCCTCCCAGTCGACAGGCAACCGAACGTTCCGCTGGCCGCCAGCGCCGAGGAAACGGGCATCAGTTACGGGGAATACCAGCCTTTTCTGAGCCAGGCCGATTTTTCCCTGCGCTCGGTTTTCGGGCTGAAAATCAGGACCATCGTCATCGATCCGGGACATGGCGGTGAAGACCCGGGAACCTCGGGACAATTCGGCACCAAGGAAAAAGACATCACCCTGGACATCGCCAAAAGGCTCCAGCAGCGGCTGAGCCGCTACGACGGTTACCAGATTTCATTGACGCGCACCACCGATGAAACCCTCACCCTTGAATCCAGGATCGAATACGCCAACGCCCACAAGGCCGATCTCTTCGTTTCCATCCATGTGAACAATATCCCCAACAAGCCTTACAGCATCATCGAGACCTACTATTTCGGGCCCAATGCCGACCGCGGCGCCCTGTCGCTGGCCGAAAAAGAAAACAGCGGCACCGGCTACGCCATGAACGATTTCAAGGCGATCGTTCAAAAAATAGGCAACACCCTCAAATACCAGGAAGCCAAGGTTTTGGCCCGCTCCATCCAGAGAAGCCTGTACGGCAACATGCACCGCAGCAACGGCAATCTCTATGACTATGGGGTGAAAACCGCGCCGTTCATCGTGCTGCTGGGCGTGGACATGCCCAGCGTTCTGACCGAGGTTACCTGCCTGAGCGATCCGGAAGAAGAGCAAAAATTGAACAGCGAAGACTATCGCGAGGATATCGCCCGCTACATGGAAGAGGGGATCATCCAGTATCTGCAAATAAAAATCAATCCAAACAAAAGCGAGGTGTGATATGGAACAACAGGACGCGTCGGCCAAGAAAAGCAGCCTGTTCGTGGGCATTGACTTGGGCACTTCCAGCAGCGCCATCGTGGACAGCAACCGCAAAAAGCACTGGGTGGAAAGCTACGTGGGCTGGCCGAAGGACTTCATCGCCGCCAAGGTGCTGCGCAAGCCCGTCTTGTTCGGGAGCGAAGCCTTGAAGAACCGCCTCTCCCTGGACATCTTCCGCCCCCTTGAACACGGAGTGTTGAAGGAGGGAAGCAGCAAGGAGGGAGAATCGGTCAAGGAGCTCATCCACCACCTGGTCTCCTTGGTCAAGCCGGAAAAGGACGTGCCGATCTACGCCGTAGTCGGCGTGCCGGCCGAATCGTTCAAGGTGAACAAGAAAGCGATCATCAACGCCGTCTCCGACTACGTCAGCTCGGTTATTGTCGTCTCCGAACCCTTCGCCGTGGCCTACGCGATGGACCTGCTCAACAACGCCATGATCATCGATATCGGCGCCGGAACCGTCGATTTCTGCATCATGCACGGCACCCTGCCGACCGAGGAAGATCAACGGACCATCCTGACCGCCGGCGATTACATCGACAACCAGCTCTACAAGCTGCTGAGTGAAAAATTCCCCGATTCGACCTTCAACCTGAACATGGTGCGCCTGTTCAAGGAACAGAACAGCTTTGTCGGCAGCGTCAAGGGACAGGTCAAGGTGGAGATCCCGGTCGCCGGCAAGCTGGTCGAGCATGACATCACCGACGAGATCCGCCGCGCCTGCGAGAGCATCCTGCCGCCGATGGTCGAAACCATCACCGAGATGATCGCCAAGTTCGACCCCGAATACCAAAGCCTGATCCGCAGCAACATCGTGCTGGCCGGGGGCGGCAGCCAGATCCGCGGCCTCGGCGAGGCTTTGAAGACCGTGCTGAAGGATTTCGGTCCGATCCAGGTCAAGATCGTCGACGACCCGATGTTCGCCGGGGCGGCCGGCGCCATGAAGCTGGCCCAGGAAATGCCCAAGCATTACTGGGAGAAGCTGAACGCCTGATTGTTTTAACCGGTTCAGTGCGTCTTGTTTCGCTGGCGTAAAAAAATGAAGATGGCGCCCAGCGCCAGGAAGCAGAGAAGGTATTCATAGGCGGTGGTGATGCCGTGAATGCCGAAAGCCACGAGTGTGGCCGGTTCGCGGGCAAAGCCCATCACCACCAGAACCCCTACCATCCCCCCTTCCCATACCCCGAATTGGCCGATGGCCGGAAGCGGCAGGCTGGCGATCAGCTCGGTGACCGAGATGCCGATGATCAAATCCCAAATATCCAGGTGCAGCCCAGCGTACCCTGCCCCAGCCATCAGGCTTTCAGCCAGCACGTACAGTGATATATATTTGACCAATCGGATAGCCAGCGAAATAGCCAGAAGACGGATCAGCGCTCCGCCGCGATGGACGGCATCCATGGCGGTCGCCAGGCGCTCAATGGACGCCGCGGCCCGCCCCCAACCGCTCTCCGTTTTCCCGCGTGCCATAGCTTGTAAAAAACATTCGAGCAAGCGGATCAGCGGGCCGAGCCACCAGGCCGCGGCCAGCGATATCGCAAAGAAAACAGCCCCGAAGACAACAAGCCATCCCAGCGGGAATTGCGCCCACGCCGCCGACCTGGCAAGACCAAAGCGCAAAGCGGCAGCGACGACGAGAAAGGGCCCTAGGGTAACCAGGTCGAGGACGAACGATACGATGAACGTCGCCGCGGCCGCTTCGGCCGCCACTGCCAGTCGCCGCTTCAGGAGCCAGACATAGGAACCGAACGATGCCAGCCTGGCCGGGACCAGGTCGCCGAGGGCATTCTGGACAAGGGTCGCAAGGAAAACGGGCCCAACGGCCGGCTTTGGCTCGGGCAACACGGCCCGGAAACGAAGTGCCCTGAGCCAGAGGTTCCCCAGCCCGATCAAGGCATACAGGGCTAATCCCCGGGGCGAGGCCGCGAGAATGCTCCCAATCAGGCGCTGCCAGGAAATTCCGCGCAGAAGCAGCCAGATGATAATGACGGAAAAGGCTGCAGGGACGACAAAGGCGGCAAGAGAATTTCTTTGTTTCTTTCCGCCTGTGTTTTTTTCGAGAAAGGAATTCACCGCGTCTTATTCTCCACTTTCGCAGACGACGAAAGCAGGGGGGCCAGGATCCGCTGCCAGGCCTCGGCCAGTACCCGGTAGCCCTTCTCGCTGGGATGAATTTCAGGGAGCAGCTCCGGCCGGTCGACGAAAAGGGAATGCAGGTCGGCCAGGACGAGCCCGCGCCGGCTTGCGATGTCGCGGATGGCCGGGTTGATCTCGGCCTCGACCCGGGCCCGCGAACCGGCATCGAAGTGCCAGCGGACCTCCACTGGGATCGGCAGGATCGTGGCCAGGATGATGCGCGGAAACGAACCGTCATGGTTGCGGTGCCGCCCGATCCGCTCCAGTATCGCTTCGAGGTTGATGCGGAATTGCGCGGTCGTCGTGGCGTGGCTGTCGATGCGCAGATCGTTCGTGCCCAGCTGCAGCAGGACCCAGTCGGGATCGGTCCGCTCGACGATCTGCGATCGTTCGAGAAAGCGGATATACTCGGCCGTGCTGTCACCCTTGGCGCCGGCATTGATTACTTGGACGGAAAAACCGTCCCGGGCAAGGAGATTCTTCAGACGCTTCGGGTAGCTCGCCGCCGTGATGCTGTCACCGGCGCAGAGGATCACCGGCAAACCGGTCAGGGCGGGCACGCCCGGATCCCGCCGGCAACATGCCGCCAGGCAGTGCAGCAGGAACAGGGCCAAGGGGCGAAGAACTGGCTTCATTTGACTTCTTTATCCGGCGCCCAGTCCGGGTAGCGGTCATCGGCGCCAGGAGGGGTCAAGAGAGCCGGCGTCCCCCCCGTAGCCGGGATCACGGCCAAAGACCAGGGTCCGTTTTTCGATCCTTTCGTTGTCTCATAGACGATCCAGCGCCCGTCGGGAGACCAGGCCGGGTTGTAGTCATGGCTGTCGTCGCTGCACGTGACGCGCATCTTGTTCCTCCCGTCGGCATCCATGATCCACACGTCACCCATGCCGTCAACGACATCGGATACAAAAGCGATCCGCTTGCCATCCGGGGACCAGTCGGGGCGGCAGTTTCCCCCCTTGGACGTGAGGGCCCTGGCATTCGAACCGTCCCGGTTCATGCGATAGACATCCCAGCCCAGCTTGTTTCGGGAAAAGGCGATCGTCGAACCGACGGGCGAAACGGCGGGAAGGATTGTCCCAGCATGGCGCGCGGCACTCCCCCTTTCCCCTTGTCAACAGCTCAACAGCGCTCCCGTCGGCGCGCATCCGCCAGACGGCAGCCGATCCGCTGCGGATCGATTCGAAGACGATCCAGGAACCGTCGGGGGATGCGCTCGGGTAATAGTCATCGGCCGCTGACCGCGTCAGCCGATTCTTTGAGCCAGTGGCCAGGTCGAGGGAGAATATCTGCCAAAGCTCATCGACCCGCGACTGGAAAAGGATAATCCCTTGGCCGGGCAAAACCGCCGGAGCTGGCGGCCCGGCAGGCACAGCCGCGGTTTCCCGGTTCTTCCGGCCGGCAACGATGAAGCCGGCCAGGGCGATCGTTGCCAGGACTGCG contains:
- a CDS encoding N-acetylmuramoyl-L-alanine amidase; amino-acid sequence: ENLLIKGLLEKKRQHKGHQAWLFKATVLFLAIFSFSIYKNSDFGDYHSLPALPLASTMTLPVDRQPNVPLAASAEETGISYGEYQPFLSQADFSLRSVFGLKIRTIVIDPGHGGEDPGTSGQFGTKEKDITLDIAKRLQQRLSRYDGYQISLTRTTDETLTLESRIEYANAHKADLFVSIHVNNIPNKPYSIIETYYFGPNADRGALSLAEKENSGTGYAMNDFKAIVQKIGNTLKYQEAKVLARSIQRSLYGNMHRSNGNLYDYGVKTAPFIVLLGVDMPSVLTEVTCLSDPEEEQKLNSEDYREDIARYMEEGIIQYLQIKINPNKSEV
- the mamK gene encoding MamK family actin-like protein — protein: MEQQDASAKKSSLFVGIDLGTSSSAIVDSNRKKHWVESYVGWPKDFIAAKVLRKPVLFGSEALKNRLSLDIFRPLEHGVLKEGSSKEGESVKELIHHLVSLVKPEKDVPIYAVVGVPAESFKVNKKAIINAVSDYVSSVIVVSEPFAVAYAMDLLNNAMIIDIGAGTVDFCIMHGTLPTEEDQRTILTAGDYIDNQLYKLLSEKFPDSTFNLNMVRLFKEQNSFVGSVKGQVKVEIPVAGKLVEHDITDEIRRACESILPPMVETITEMIAKFDPEYQSLIRSNIVLAGGGSQIRGLGEALKTVLKDFGPIQVKIVDDPMFAGAAGAMKLAQEMPKHYWEKLNA
- a CDS encoding lysylphosphatidylglycerol synthase transmembrane domain-containing protein; translation: MNSFLEKNTGGKKQRNSLAAFVVPAAFSVIIIWLLLRGISWQRLIGSILAASPRGLALYALIGLGNLWLRALRFRAVLPEPKPAVGPVFLATLVQNALGDLVPARLASFGSYVWLLKRRLAVAAEAAAATFIVSFVLDLVTLGPFLVVAAALRFGLARSAAWAQFPLGWLVVFGAVFFAISLAAAWWLGPLIRLLECFLQAMARGKTESGWGRAAASIERLATAMDAVHRGGALIRLLAISLAIRLVKYISLYVLAESLMAGAGYAGLHLDIWDLIIGISVTELIASLPLPAIGQFGVWEGGMVGVLVVMGFAREPATLVAFGIHGITTAYEYLLCFLALGAIFIFLRQRNKTH
- a CDS encoding SGNH/GDSL hydrolase family protein, which produces MKPVLRPLALFLLHCLAACCRRDPGVPALTGLPVILCAGDSITAASYPKRLKNLLARDGFSVQVINAGAKGDSTAEYIRFLERSQIVERTDPDWVLLQLGTNDLRIDSHATTTAQFRINLEAILERIGRHRNHDGSFPRIILATILPIPVEVRWHFDAGSRARVEAEINPAIRDIASRRGLVLADLHSLFVDRPELLPEIHPSEKGYRVLAEAWQRILAPLLSSSAKVENKTR